Below is a genomic region from Mesorhizobium sp..
TCGGCGGGACCGGCCTTCTACGGTCATGTCACCGGTGATACGGCACGGTTCGGCGAGCAGCTGGCGTTCCTCGCGGCCAGCGGCGACAGCACGCATTCGGCCGCGAGGGTCCAGGCCTATCTCTGGCACTTCTACGAAAGCGAGACCGGTGGGCTAGGCTCAGGCATATCGGCGTTTCCAAGCATGCATATCGGCCTCGTCACGCTGAACGCGCTCTTCATCTCCGAAGCGAGCCGGCGCTGGGGAAGGGTCGCTTTTGCCTATGTCGGTGTCGTGCTGGTCAGTTCCGTCTACCTCGCGTGGCACTATGCCATCGACGGCTATGTGGCCATCGCGGTCACGGTGGCGGTCTACTACGCGGCCAAGAGAGCCTTCGCCGTCACAGCTTCCGCAGCGCCACTTCCTCGATGAGATGATCGGCGCCCTTCTTGAGGATCAGGTCGGCGCGGGGCCGCGTCGGCAGGATATTCTCATGCAGGTTCTTCAGGTTGATGTTCGCCCACAGCCCCTCGGCGATCGCCAGGGCGGCGTCCGTGGAGAGGCTCGCATAGCGGTGGAAGAAGGAGTTCGGGTCGCGGAACGCCGTCTCGCGCAGGCGCATGAAGCGGTCGATGTACCACTTGTGGATCAAATGCTCATCGGCGTCGATGTAGATCGAGAAGTCGAAGAAGTCGGAGACGAAGGGGACCGCGTTGCCGTCCTTCGGCAGATCGCGCGTCTGCAGCACGTTGATGCCTTCGAAGATGAGGATATCGGGCCGATCGATGGTGACGAACTGGCCGGCCAGCACGTCGTAGGTCAGGTGAGAGTAGAGCGGCGCGTGGACATTGCGCTGGCCGGACTTGATCGCCGACAGGAAGCGAAGCAGGGCGCCGACATCGTAGCTCTCGGGAAAGCCCTTGCGGTCCATGAGGTTCTCGCGGCGCAGCACCTCGTTCGACCAGAGGAAGCCGTCGGTGGTGACGAGATCGACCTTCGGGCTGGACGGCCAGCGCTGGAGAAGCTCCTTCAGCACGCGAGCGGTGGTCGACTTGCCGACGGCGACGGAGCCGGCAATGCCGATGATGAAGGGCGTCTTGACGGCGTCGCCGGCGTTGAAGAATGCCTGTCTCTGGCGGAACAGGAGCTGGCTTGCCTCGACATGGGCCGACAGCAGGCGCGACAGCGACAGATAAATGCGCCGAACTTCCTCCAAGTCGATCGGATCGTTCATCGACCGGAGGCGCTTCACCTCGTCGGCCGTCAGCGTCATCGGGGTGTCGGCGCGAAAACCCGCCCATTGCGCCGCCGTGAACAAGCGGTAGGGCGAGTATTTCTCCGTCGGAGCGAGCTGATCCATCGGCCGACCCTTCTGCCGTCAGTCCTGTCTGCGGGACGCCTTTTCGGCGATGCCCGACTGCGCGGTGCGGCGCTCGAGCTCCGCCATTACGTCGGAAAGCGGAATACCCGCGATCCGCATGACCACGAGCCAATGATAGAGAAGGTCGGCGCTTTCCGAAACCAGCGCTTCGTCGTCGCCCTTCACAGCGGCAATGACCGTTTCGACCGCCTCTTCGCCGAGCTTCTTGCCCGCCCGTTCCATGCCGGAGCGGTAGAGCTTCGCGGTCCACGAGTTCTCGTCGCCGGACAGCGCCCGGTCGGCGACGATGCGTTCGAGATCGGACAGGGAGAAACCGGCCATCGGAGCGGCGTCTACGCCGCCGACGGCGCGGAGTCGAGTCTCATCGCGAGACCCGCCTTAGCCATATAGGCCTTCGCCTCGCCGATCGAATACGTGCCGAAATGGAAGATCGAGGCGGCGAGCACCGCGGTCGCGTGGCCATCGCGGATACCCTCGACCAGGTGGTCCAACGTGCCGACGCCGCCCGAGGCGATGACCGGAGCGCGCACCGCGTCCGCGATCGCGCGGGTAAGGGGAATGTCATAGCCGGCTTTTGTGCCGTCGCGGTCCATGGAGGTGAGGAGGATCTCGCCGGCGCCAAGGTCCACGACCTTGCGCGCGAACTCGATCGCATCGATGCCGGTTGGCTTGCGTCCGCCATGGGTGAAGATCTGCCAGCGGTCAGTCTCGCCCGGAGCCGACACTTTCTTGGCGTCGATGGCGACGACGATGCACTGGTTGCCGAACTTGTCGGCGGCTTCCGCCACGAAGTCGGGATTGTTCACAGCGGCGGTATTGATCGACACCTTGTCGGCGCCGGCGAGCAGCAGCTTGCGGATGTCGGACACAGCCCGCACCCCGCCGCCGACGGTCAGCGGCATGAAGCACTGTTCGGCCGTGCGGGCGACGACGTCGAAGATCGTCTCGCGGTTGTCCGACGAGGCAGTGATGTCGAGGAAGCAGAGCTCGTCGGCGCCGGCGGCGTCATAGGCGCGCGCGGCCTCGACCGGATCGCCGGCGTCGATCAAGTCGACGAAGTTGACGCCCTTGACGACGCGGCCGTCCTTGACGTCGAGGCAGGGGATGACGCGGGATTTGAGGGTCATTGAATGGTCTTGAGTTCTATACCGTCATAGATTTCGCCAAGCGGAAGGCTGACATTGAACTCCGGGAGAAATACGACTTCATCCAATCCGGCGAAGGTCTCGATATCGCGCCAGGTTTCACCGCTTCGGGTGGTCAGCCAAACACGGGCATCCTCGTGCGAAATCACGAGGTAATGAACCAAAGAGGGTATGCCGCGATAGTCGTTCCACTTTTCGTAGAGGTCTCTTGCCAGCGAAGAAGGCGAAAGCACTTCCGCTAGAATGACCGGTTCAACAGCGGCCAGATCGGTCCCGTGAGCCGCAGGCGACTTTCGGTCGACATAAACGTCGGGAAAACGAATTCCGTCCGGTGTCCGGACCGCAAAATCGGCCGATCCGACGCTGTACTCTCGCCTGTCGAGCTGCCCGCGCAGAAGAAGAATCAAATTTGTCGCGATGTCCGCATGGTTCCGCGTCACGTTGATCATCATCTCGACCACCTTTCCGCGGACGAATTCCCGCTTGCCCTCGCGCCCCTCGTTCCAGCGCAGGAATTCATCCGGTGTGGTCGGCAGTCTCGACTGGATGTTCATGTTGCTAGTCTAGCATGCCCTTGGGCGCCTGATAATCGCCCGACAAGATCGCCAGCGCTTCCTCCGGATCGATCCGCCCGTCGTAGAGCGCGCGGCCGGAGATCGCGCCTTCGAGTTTTTGCGCGTCGGGCATGGTCATGCGCACGATGTCGGCAAGCGAGGCGAGGCCGCCCGACGCGATGACGGGGATGGATACCGCGTCGGCAAGCTCGATTGTCGATTCCCAGTTGATGCCCGTCAGCACGCCATCACGGTCGATGTCGGTGTAGACGATCGCGGCGACGCCCGCGCCCTCGAATTTCTTCGCCAGTTCGATGACGCCGAGCTCGGACGCTTCCGCCCAGCCCTCGACCGCGACCTTGCCGCCCTTGGCGTCGATGCCGACGGCGATCTTGCCCGGGAAGAGCCGGCAGGCCTCCTTGACGAGGTCGGGATCGCGCACGGCGACGGTGCCGAGGATCACGCGCGCGAGACCGCGGTCGAGCCAGTCCTCGATCTGGGGCAAGGTACGGATGCCGCCGCCGAGCTGCACCGGATTCGTCGTCGCCTTGAGGATCGCGCCGACGGCCGCGCTGTTGACGCTCGCCCCCTTGAACGCGCCATTGAGATCGACCACGTGCAACCAGGAGAAGCCCTGATCCTCAAAGGCTTTCGCCTGTGCGGCGGGATCCTCGTTGTAGACGGTCGCCGTCGCCATGTCGCCGAGCTTCAGCCGGACGCATTTGCCGTCCTTCAAGTCGATCGCGGGAAAGAGGATCATGCGTCAGACGCCCTCGACGATGGCCATATGCGCCGTGGCGAACGCCTTCCGAAGCTCCAGCGCCGCCTGGTATTCGGGCGAATGGAAGCAGTCGACGGCGGTCTGGTAGTCCTTGAACTCGATCACAACCCAGCGGTTGGCGGACGCGCCTTCCATCACCTGGCCCTGGCCGCCGCGCACGACGAAGGTCGCGCCATATTTGTCGAAGGCCGCCTTGTTGGCGGCGATGTAGCGCGGATAATTGTTCGGGTCGGTGACATCGACCAGCGCCAGCCAGTAGCCCTTCTTCGTCGTCATGGCTTCCACCTCAGAAAGTTGGCGATAAGC
It encodes:
- the coaA gene encoding type I pantothenate kinase, whose amino-acid sequence is MDQLAPTEKYSPYRLFTAAQWAGFRADTPMTLTADEVKRLRSMNDPIDLEEVRRIYLSLSRLLSAHVEASQLLFRQRQAFFNAGDAVKTPFIIGIAGSVAVGKSTTARVLKELLQRWPSSPKVDLVTTDGFLWSNEVLRRENLMDRKGFPESYDVGALLRFLSAIKSGQRNVHAPLYSHLTYDVLAGQFVTIDRPDILIFEGINVLQTRDLPKDGNAVPFVSDFFDFSIYIDADEHLIHKWYIDRFMRLRETAFRDPNSFFHRYASLSTDAALAIAEGLWANINLKNLHENILPTRPRADLILKKGADHLIEEVALRKL
- a CDS encoding phosphoribosyl-ATP diphosphatase, whose amino-acid sequence is MAGFSLSDLERIVADRALSGDENSWTAKLYRSGMERAGKKLGEEAVETVIAAVKGDDEALVSESADLLYHWLVVMRIAGIPLSDVMAELERRTAQSGIAEKASRRQD
- the hisF gene encoding imidazole glycerol phosphate synthase subunit HisF, translating into MTLKSRVIPCLDVKDGRVVKGVNFVDLIDAGDPVEAARAYDAAGADELCFLDITASSDNRETIFDVVARTAEQCFMPLTVGGGVRAVSDIRKLLLAGADKVSINTAAVNNPDFVAEAADKFGNQCIVVAIDAKKVSAPGETDRWQIFTHGGRKPTGIDAIEFARKVVDLGAGEILLTSMDRDGTKAGYDIPLTRAIADAVRAPVIASGGVGTLDHLVEGIRDGHATAVLAASIFHFGTYSIGEAKAYMAKAGLAMRLDSAPSAA
- a CDS encoding Uma2 family endonuclease, with the translated sequence MNIQSRLPTTPDEFLRWNEGREGKREFVRGKVVEMMINVTRNHADIATNLILLLRGQLDRREYSVGSADFAVRTPDGIRFPDVYVDRKSPAAHGTDLAAVEPVILAEVLSPSSLARDLYEKWNDYRGIPSLVHYLVISHEDARVWLTTRSGETWRDIETFAGLDEVVFLPEFNVSLPLGEIYDGIELKTIQ
- the hisA gene encoding 1-(5-phosphoribosyl)-5-[(5-phosphoribosylamino)methylideneamino]imidazole-4-carboxamide isomerase, yielding MILFPAIDLKDGKCVRLKLGDMATATVYNEDPAAQAKAFEDQGFSWLHVVDLNGAFKGASVNSAAVGAILKATTNPVQLGGGIRTLPQIEDWLDRGLARVILGTVAVRDPDLVKEACRLFPGKIAVGIDAKGGKVAVEGWAEASELGVIELAKKFEGAGVAAIVYTDIDRDGVLTGINWESTIELADAVSIPVIASGGLASLADIVRMTMPDAQKLEGAISGRALYDGRIDPEEALAILSGDYQAPKGMLD
- a CDS encoding DUF1330 domain-containing protein: MTTKKGYWLALVDVTDPNNYPRYIAANKAAFDKYGATFVVRGGQGQVMEGASANRWVVIEFKDYQTAVDCFHSPEYQAALELRKAFATAHMAIVEGV